The following DNA comes from Pirellulales bacterium.
AATGAGAATGTTGCGCCCACTGCCACCTACTAGCCAATCGTTGCCGGTGCCGCCATCGAGCAGGGCCGGCAACCGCACGTTGGGCGAAATTTGGATGTTATCGTTGCCAGCTCCGCCAAACGCGTAAATGGCGGCGGCGGAAAATACGCCCTGCGATTGTCGGTTAATCGTCACGCCAACTTTGTTTCCACCGGCCGCCAGCACGGTGATTTGATCGTTCCCTGTTGTGCCGCCAATGTATAAATCCATCTGGTCCGGATTGACCGCATCGGGTTCCAGCGCCACCGCGGAAATTGCCACCGTTTGAGTCGCCGGCGTGCTGGAAACATTGAGTTGATTGGCGACCGCGACCGACACCGTGTAGCTGTGGCTAACCGTGTACACGTGGGTTAACGATTGCTCCGTCGAATTGGGAACCGCGGCAATCGATTGCGTTTGGCCGTCTCCCCAGTTGATGGAATACGTATACCCGGCCGCCTCGTTCACCGATGCATTCGGATCGGTAACGGTGAATGTATACGTTAACAGTTGCTGGCGAACGCCTATGCTGGGCCCGTCAATATCGACACTGGGAGGCAACGTGGTATCAATTGCGTTCACCGTGAGTGCTACCGCAGCCGAGGCAGGACTGGCGGCGAAGTTGGTGTCGCCTTGATAAACGGCCGTGATCGAGTGGGAACCGAGCGCAAACGTATTGCCGGGTACAACCAACGTGGCAATACCGCCGGAACCGACATTCTCGGTCCCCAACGAGGTCGTTCCATCCATGAACGTGACGGTTCCCGTCGGCGAGCCGGCGCCTGGCGAAGCCACGCCCACCGTGGCGGTCAGCGTTAAGCTTTGCGACACGCCAATCGTCGAGGCGGAAGAGTGCAAATTGATGGAAGTGTTGGCCTGAGAGACCGTCAGCGTGCCGGAATCAAACACGATGGTATAGTTCGGATCGGTCGCGCCGCTGACGGTAATGGTGTATGGGCCGGGTGCACTGGTGGCCGTGGCGGTAGTGCTAAAGACCGGCGGCGTGGTCAAACTGGCTGGAGAATCATTATTCACAAAGCCGCTAAACCCGGCCGCGAATGTCGGCAACGGCGCGCCAAATACCTTCGATTGATCGCCGGCGGTAATCGTCAGCGGGGCAGGCGAAACGTTCTGTCCCACGCTCCCCTGCGATCCGCTGAACACGGCGCTCACGCCCGAATAGATGGCCGTAATGGTGTGATTGGCCGCCGTGAGCGACGAAGTCGAAAACGTGGCCGTGCCCCCGCTGAGCGTGACCGGGGAGCCAATGCTCACCCCATCGCTTTGGAATTGCACCGTGCCCGTCGGCGTGCCGCTGAGGCTCGTAACCGTGACCGTAAATTGAACCGACTGCCCGTAGACGGAACCGCTGGGGTGATCCGACGTGACTTGCGTAGTCGTCGCGGCGCCTGGCAGGAACGTGGTCTTGGTTGACGTGAGCGTGGCTTGTGAAGAATTGTTGGCTGCATCGGTGGCCGTGACGGTGTAGGTAATGGTCCCATCGTTCAGCCCGGTTACATCAATGCCGCTTACACTCCACGCTCCAGATTGATCGACGGTAGTCACTTGGGCTGGGGTCGTGGTGATGCCGTCGCTGGCGACCACCGAAATCGAAGCGCCTACACTGCCTGTTCCGCTGGCCGTGGTATTGGATTCATTGGAATTATTGATGGGATTGGTAACCGACCCGATGGCCACGGTCGGCGGCACGGTGTCTTTGGTGGTGGTTTTGCTGGCCGTGGAAGTGTTGTTGCCAGGATCGGTTTCGGTGACCGTGTAGGTAATGGTTCCATCGCTGAGCGAAGTGTCGTCAATTCCATTCACGGTCCACGTGCCGCCGGAAACCGTCGTGGCTTGAGCTGCCGTGTGATGACCGCCGCCATCGCTGGCCACAACCGAAATCGAATCGCCGTTTTCGCCCGTGCCGCTGGCAGAAGTGTTGGTCTTGTTGCCGCTGCCAACCGGAGTGGTTACCGCCGTGATGGCTACCGGCGGAGCGCCGGTATCTTTCGTCGAAGTGGCGCTGGCGATTGCCGAATTATTGGACGAGTTGGTGGCCGTTGCCGTGTAGGTAATGGTGCCGTCGCTCAGCGTGCTGACGTTGATGCCGCTCACGGTCCAGGTGCCACCGGAACTGACCGTCGTGGTCTTGGCCGCCGTGGTGTGCGTGCCATCGCTGGCCACAACAGAAATAGTCACGCCCACAGTGCCCGTTCCACTGGCACTGGTGCTGCTGGCGTTGGCGGTATTGATCGGCGTGGTAACGGTGGTTACCGCCACGGACGGCGGAACGGTGTTTTTGGTCGCCGTTTTGCTGGCAGTGGCTTGGTTGCCGGCAGTATCGCTGGCCGTAACGGTGTAGGTGACGGTGCCATCGTTCAGCGAAGAAACATCGACGTTGCTCACGCTCCATGTGCCGCCGGAGCCAACCGTTGTGGTTTGCGGAGCGGAGCTATGGCCGCTACCGTCGCTGGCCACCACCTGAATATTCGCTCCCACGGTGCCAGTTCCATTGGCGCTGGTGCTACTGACGTTGCCGGTGTTAATTGGATTGGTTACCGCCGTGATGGCCACCGTCGGGGCAACCGTATCTTTGGTCGTGGACTTAGCAGCGGTGTTGGAATTATTGAACGAATCGGTGGCTGTGACCGTGTAGGTGATGGTGCCATCGGTGAGCGTACTAACATTGATGCCGCTTACACTCCAATTGGTGTCGGTGCCCACGGTAGTGGTCTGGGCAGCCGTGGTATGCGTGCCATCGCTAGCAACGACCGAAATATGTGCTCCCACTTCGCCCGTTCCGTTGGCCGACGTGCTAGTAACGTTCGCCTTATTAACTGGCGTCGTCACCGCGGTGATTGTCACCGCGGGAACGACAGTATCTTTGGTCGTGCTTTTCGAAGCGATGGCCGAGTTGCCGGCCGAATCGGTAGCGGTCGCCGTGTAAGTGATTGTGCCGTCGGTAAGCGAACTCACGTCAATGCCGGTGATCGACCATGTGCCTCCCGAACCAACCGTTGCCGACTTGGCCGTGGACGTATGTATGCCGTCGCTGGCCACTACCTGAACCGTGGCTCCGACACTGCCGGTGCCGCTGGCGGAAGTGCTCGTGGCATTGCTCTTATTGATTTGGCTAGTCACCGTGGTCACCGCTACGCTGGGAGCCACGGTATCTTTGGTCGTCGTTTTCGAACCGGTGGCGGTGTTGTTGCTCGTATCGCTGATGGTGGCCGTGTAAGTGATGGTGCCGTCGGAAAGGCCGCTCACGTCGATGTTGCTGATCGACCACGAAGTGCCGGTTGTGATCGTCGTCGTTTGGGCCGCTGTGGTGTGGGTGCCGTCGCTGGCCACAACCGAAACGCTATCGCCCACTGACCCGGTGCCGCTGGCAGACGTGTTCGTGACATTGCTGCTATTCACCGGGCTGGTGATTGAAGTCACGGCCACCGTGGGCAGCGCTGCGTTTTTCGTAGCCGTCTTGGAAGCAGTCGCAGAATTTTGGGTGGAATCAGTGGCAGTAACAGTGTAAGTAATGGTGCCGTCGTTCAACGTACTCACGTTAATGCCGCTAATGCTCCACGTGCCGCCGGAACCAATGGTCGAGCCCTTCGGGGTGGTGCTATGAGTGCCGTCGCTGGCGACTATGGAGATGGTAGCGCCAGCCTCTCCGGTGCCGCTCGCCGTCGTGCTGGTTTGATTCGTGTGATTGATGGGGTCGGTCAGCGAGGTAATGGCCACCGACGGCCCGGCGGTGTTCTTCGTACTGGTAGTGCTGGTGCTGGCGGTGTCATTCAGCGAATTGGTCGCATTGGCCGTGTAAGTAATGCTGCCATCGTTCAGCGAGCTCACGTTAATGCCGCTGACGGACCAGGCGCCATTTTGGCCAACCGTGGCGGTTTGCGGAGCCGTCGTGTGAGTCCCATCGCTGGCGACCACGGAGATGGTTTCGCCCACGCCGCCGGTGCCGCTCACCGTCGTATTGGCATCGTTCGTGCTATTGATGGGCGAGGTTACGCTGGTGATGGAGACCGTCGCGCCCACCGTAAGAGCAAATTGCACGGCGTCGGTGGCTTGTCCGGAGGCCGTGACATCGGCCACAAGGTTAATGGTGCCGGTGAATCCACTGGATGGCGTGAGGGTGAAGGTGGCCGTATTTCCCGAGATCGTCGGCGCGCTAACCGTAACGTTGCTCGGCGCATTGGAAAGATTGCTCGTAGAAACAATGTTAAATGTCGGCGATCCAGTCAGATTGCTGTTAATTCCCTCCAACGAAAGCTGCACCTGGACCGGCGAATTGATATGTGTGGTGACGTTGGAAACCGGGTTGAGAATAATCGGTTGGACAGCGGTGTTCGTGGGCGGAGCAGCACTGATGGTGAAGTTTTGCGAGACATGCGTGCCATCGGAGGCGTTGGCAGTTACGGTGAGGGTGGCGGTACCGGTGAAATTGCTCGGCTCGGAAATTTGCACCACCGTGTGTTGGTTGTCGGTGATGATGCTGGCCGAATTAATTTTCACCGTCGTTAGGGGCACACCTTCGCCGGTGCTTGAGGAAGTTTTTGTGTTGAGAATGTCGTTGTAAATGGCCTGACCCGTTATCAGTTGTCCGAACACCGTGAAGCGGTAATTCAGTTGCTGTGGATCATCGGCCAGCGGCCGGTTGAGCGCCGTGACAAAAAACTCCGACGAATTGGAGTTGGGCGCTCCGGTGTTGGCCATCGCCAGCAAGCCCGAGCTGTTAAACGGGGTGGCCACGTTGAATTCGTCGATAATGCTGGTGCCGTCGCCGGTCTGAGACACGCCGCCTTGAATTAATTCAAACGTGGGATCGCTGTTCTCCACGCGGTAAAAAGATTTGTTGTTGTACTCTCCCGAGTTCACTTTGCTGATAATAGCCGCAACGGTGGTTGGGTCGATGTTCTGAAACAGCTCGAACGTGATCGATCCAGAAAAGGCCGTGTTGTTCGGCCCGGTTACGCCGCTCACGTTTAGCTGCAACACCGGGTTGCCGGTAAACACCGTGGCCGTAACGTTGGGATTACTGCTGGTGACGGTGTAAGAAATGGTCGTTCCGGCGGTATCAGACGCCGCCAACGGCACATATAAATCTTTGCCCGAGGCAACGTCGAATACGCCGCTCGTATCGGGACCGGTAATCACCGGCAGCGTGACGGCCAGCATGCTCCGGTCTTCCAGAGCCTCGACCCGCAACCGTTGTCCGCTGCGTAACCGTGCCAACTTTTGTTCCCGCCGAGACCGACGACGTGCCAAACCGCGACGCCAAGACTTCATCTGGGTTGCCTCTTCCGTGGTGTGTATCGACGCTGTGGCTATCTGACGATGGACCGCAGGCTGCAATGTGTGTGTACGGTGTGAACGCCATCTTGGGTCAAACGCCAAACAAATTGACCCGAGTTGTTCCGGGCGTTTGCTAGATAGATTCTTCCATGATAATCGCAGCTGTGCCGGGAAGCAAACACTTGAGGGAATTCAAAATCTCGTCTTTTTCCTCGGCAAATAACGGCCAAAAACCACCGGCTTTCCCCCCGGTTGGGATTCAGAAACGCGGGCAATTGGCTGGCTATGGCGGCAGGGAACAACTGGAGCTGACCGCAACCACGGTCCGATTCCACCAATCGCCCGTCTGCCGGCGCTCCGCGGCATCGGTAAAGCGATATTGGCAAAACACAATCCGAATGAATCTCGGGGGCCGCTCGGGAAACGGATTGGCTTCTAACAGGCCCAGCACGGCCGGTTCGCCTTTGAGCAATTGCATCAGGAACGACTGAAACCAAAGGTCCACATTCCGTAGATCGACGGCTCCTGTTGTTCGATAAACCTCTTCCAAATGCAGCGCTTCAAACCACATTTGCCAATCGAGCCGCGGCTGGTGCGGCGTGTTGCACCGCGGCGCTTGAGATAAATCACCCGGCTTCCAACGGAATTCGTACGGCTTCCAGTTGGCGTTGTCGGTGCTGCCTTCAATTAAAATTTCGGGGCGAGTTTCGGTCATTTGCCGAAACAAACCGTGGGATTCACCAGGCAGAATTGTGTGAGGTGCATCTGCGATGCCAGCGGGGTTCCGGCATCGTAAGTCGGGAACAGAGCTTCTCTCACTTGCCCGCTGCCGGCCAACAGCGCGAACACGGCAAACGGAATCAACAACACCGTCCGCCAGCGAGTGTGCGATGCCAACAGGGGCCAATCGGTTCCGCGAATTCGCTGCCGCAGAAATCGGGGCCACATTTTATCGTCCAACAGCAAGAGCGCCAGGACAACGGTTAGCAGGTTAAAAAAGTTGTAATTGCCCGTCGCCGCAATCAGCAGCATCAGCAGCGTAATCGCCCCGCAGGCAATCGCCCGCAACATCCGCGGCCCGCACATCAGCCACGGCGTTCCCAGCTCCACCGCCAAAACAAATACGACCGACAATTTTTGAAACCACTGGGGCATTTTCGCCATGTACCAACTGGTCCACATCGGCAGCGGCTGCGTCCAGTAGTGAGAGTTGAGCGCCGTGAGCGATTTCCACGTGTTCGGCACTGGAATTGGCGACAATTCGCTCCAGGTGAGCTTGACCGCGCCCGATTCCAGCATCAGCCGGAACAGAATCCACCCGATGAGCCAAATCGCCAAACGCGGCGGATGCCGATCGGCCAAGAATTTGGAGCGCACCACAAACGGGGCCAAAAAAATCGCCGCAAAGCCCGTTTCCAGCAGCAAAATGTCCCACTGAAAACTTAAAAACTCCTGCCCCGCATGAAACAGCGATAAATAATCGACCCACAATAAAATCAACGTTGGCAATGGCAACACGCCGGCGATCAGCATCAGCGAAAGCACGGTTCCGGCTCCGCACAGCACGTGTAGGAAGCCATTGTGCGGATTGAGCCACGTCAGCGTGGGAACATTCCACGCCGGCATTAGCGGCGGCGATTGTTGCGCGAACAATTGCACAAGCGCGTCTTGGTAATTCGCCAGCGGCGAAATACCGTGATCGCCGATCAACCCATCAATTTGCACCCACAACGACACAAACGCAATCAAGTACACCACGCCCAGCAAACGCAAAAACAGGGCACTGGAAATATGATACGTGGGCTGCTGCAAATCTTTACCCCACCATACGCGTCGAATCGTGCTGAGCGGCGTGCGGTTGGCCGCCACCAGCCGATAAATCGATTCCGCTAAAAACGCAAATAGTGGCAAGCGCGTATACATCCACAGCAGCCAACGCTTTCGCCCAAAGTATGCCATGACGCGAAAAACCGCTTCGGCGCCGCGGGATGTCGCACCTTGGGCATCGACAAAGTGAACCGCCTGCCGGAACGCTTTCTCGCCAATTTGTGGAAATCGCACCCCAACTTCCTGATACGGTGCAAAGCGCATTTGCGAGCCGAGTGCTTCCCGCCAACGCTCGATGGTGGCGCGGCAAAAACGGCACTCGCCGTCGAACACCAGCAGGGGCAAATCGGCCGATGGTGTGTTGCTCAGATCCGACATTTGTATTCGCGCAAAAAGTGGGAAAAAGCAGCGTCGCGCCACATGGCCGCCGTGCTAATTCAGACTAACAAATCCATTGCCAGCATCCAACTTTGGAGTGCGCACCGCGCCAAACCTTTACGGATCGCGCCGCTTGCACGATAATCGGGCATGGCAAAAAGCTGCTTGCAGAAACCGTCGGCCGTTCCCCGGAGGTAAATCATGCGCTTCGAGTTCCGATTTCTCTGGATTGGCGTTTGTGGCGTCATCGGTTTGATGGTTCAGTCCCGACCACTTACCGCCGCCGCGCCCCAGCCCCCTGCACCCAACGAAGCTGCTGTGATTGAAAGCGGCAACCAATTCGCGCTGGATTTATACGGCCAGTTGGCCGCCGCGGATGGGAATTTGTTTTTTTCGCCCCAAAGCATTTCCAGCGCTTTGGCGATGACCTACACGGGAGCCGGGGGAGACACCGCTGCGCAAATGGCCAAGGTGCTGCACTTGGGTGGGTCGCCCGACGCAGTTGCCGCAGGAGAAGCCGCGCTGATGCAGCGGCTCAACGATGCCGGAAAGCGCGGCCTGTATCAGCTAAGTGTCGCCAACCGGCTCTGGGGTGCGCAAGGCTTCCATTTTCTCAATGGCTTCTTAAAAACTCTGCATGAAAATTATCAGGCCGATTTACAACAACTCGATTTCAGCCACGCGCAACAGGCAGCGCAAACCATTAATGATTGGGTAGCACAGGCGACACGCGACAAAATCAAGGATTTAATCTCAGCCAGCGCACTCGGCCCAATGACCAAGCTGGTGCTGACCAATGCCGTGTACTTCAAAGGAAAATGGGAATCGCCGTTCAAACCGACGTTGACTCAGCCAGCGCCGTTCACCCTCTCCAGCGGCAAGCAGGTAACTGTGCCGCTGATGTTTCTGGACAGCCGCATGCGGTATGGAGAATTCGATGTGGGCAGTAACGCCGCCCTGCAAGTTTTGGAATTGCCCTACACCAAGGGGGAATTGTCGCTGGTAGCGCTGTTGCCCAAATCTACGGATGGCCTTGCGGGCCTGGAAAAACAGCTCACTAGCGACAACCTGAAAAAATGGACCTCCGGCCTGCAAGAGCGGCCAATTAACATTTGGCTCCCCAAATTCAAGCTCAGCACGCAACTGGAATTAGGAGAAGTGTTGTCCAAATTGGGCATGCCCCTGGCGTTTTCTGCAGAGGCTGATTTTTCCGGAATGGACGGCAAGCACGATTTGTTTATTTCGGCGGTGGTGCACAAGGCGTATGTCGACGTGAATGAAGAAGGAACCGAAGCGGCCGCCGCCACCGGCGTGGTCATGCGAGCGCTCGCCATGCCGCCCCCGCCCTTGCACTTCCGCGCCGATCATCCCTTTGTGTTTCTCATCCGCGAAAACGCCACCGGCAGCATTTTGTTTTTGGGCCGAGTAACCGACCCACGCAGCGATGCGGCAAGTAAATAAGCGCACATGCCCTGCGGCCCAATCAGCGCTTCGGCAAATACCAGGGGCGCACGTCAATCACTTGCATGCCAGCCGCCTTGGCCGCTTCAATTCCCAAATTGCCGTCTTCGTAAACGAGGCATTCGGCGGGCTGCAACTGCAAGCATTCAGCCGCTTTCAAGAAAATATCGGGGGCGGGCTTGCCGTGCTGCACGTCGTCCGCTCCCACGATTGCGTCGAACAGGCCGGTTAATCCCACGGCGGCCAGGGTTTGGTTGATAACGCTTTTCCAACCGCCCGAGGCCACCGCCAGTTTGCGACGCCCCTTTTCTCTGTGAACAATTTCCACCACGCAATGCACCGGCTCGAGCAGCGCCAGCTTGGTCAAAAACAAGCGCTCTTTTTCCTCAGCGGCAGCTTGCGCATCGCACGCCACATTTTGCTCCTTGGCCAGCGTTTCGATAATCGTCACCGTGGGCATGCCGGAAAATGCGTAAAATCGCTCTTCCGGAAAATGAATGTTTCGGGCATCCATTGCTTCTTTCCATGCCAAATAATGCAGCGGCATGGTGTCGGCCAATGTTCCATCGCAATCGAAAATAAGTCCCTTGAACCGCTCCGGAATGGCCGCCGGGTAATCTGCTGGAAAAACTGCCATGCGCTAACTGATATTGAGATCGTGCAATAATCGACGGAGATAAAATTCGTTCCGTGAACCATACCTGCTAGCGGCCGAAGTTGGTAGCCATTCGATCATTGGTGCTTGGTCGTTGGGAATTTCTGGGCTAATGTGTATAATTGGCGTGGCGATAATTTCGCCGCGCGGCATTTTTTACAATGGGCCATTTTCATCGAGTCGCACAATATATGTGTAGCTTACTGGCTGCATACAGCGATGTTCCGATGAATCGCCGCGGCAGGGGTGCGGTTCCGCGATCGCGAAAGGATGCGGACCATGTTTGGACTGGCCCACCTGCTACACAAGGCCCGCAATTCGCGCCGCCGATTCAGCGGCCATGCTAAACGGCGCCGCCGGAGCCGCCCCGGCCTTTGCCGCCATCAGATTCTTCAGATCGAGGAACTGGAAGGGCGGCGCATGTTGACCCTGTTGGGTCAGCAGCTTTTTCCGGCAGATAACCCCTGGAACCAAAACATCAGTAATGCGCCGGTGGCGGCGAATTCGGCGGCCATTATTGCGCACATCGGCGCTTCAACGCGTGTGCATCCCGATTGGGGCGCCGACGATCCGGCCAACGGCAGCGACCCGTTATACGGCATTCCCGTGAACATCGTGCATGGGAACAGTACCACGAAGATAAATGTTTCGATCGACAATTACCCGGATAAGAGCGACATTGTTCCCGTGCCAATTCCAGCGGGCGCCGTGCTGGAAGGAGATTATCAGAATGGTCCCAATGCCAATGGGGGCGGTTACAACGCCAATCAGCGTGGCGATTCGCATCTGATTATCTGGGATGAAGACAACAACGTTGCCTACGAGCTGTACGGCGTCACGCGGCCCAGCGATCCAAAATTATTTCCCAACAACAATAACGTGGAGCTTGCGCACACGGATGGCCTGTGGCACGCCGCCCAAGAAACCGTTTGGAACATGAACACCAATACGTTCCGCACTCTCGGCGCTACCTCGGCCGATGCCGCCGGTCTTTCGATTTTGGCGGGCCTGGCGCGGCCCGACGAAGGATTGCCCATCTCGCAGGGAGGGCAAGGCACCATCCATCACGCGCTGCGGATGACCCTGCCTTCCGGCGATATCAACCCGCAATATATTTACCCCGCTTCGCACATGGTCAGCACGTCGGGTGGCGCCAACAACGTGCCGCTGGGAGCCCGGTTGCGGCTGGCCAACACTCCGGCCATCAACACGCTGATTAACAACATGCCACCGGAATCGCAAATTGTGGCCCGGGCGATGCAGCAATACGGGCTGATTGTCGCTGATATTGGCAGCGCGATGTACGTGACCGGCGCTTCGGCAGCGGTCGACGCCAACAACCACATTTCGCTCACTTGGAACGTGGACGATATTTTTGCGTCGAACGGTTTGGAAGTGCTGAATGCCGGCGATTTCCAAGTGCTGAACTTGGCGCCGGTGGTCACCGGCCTGGGAACCAGCAAGGCCACGGCGGGCAGCACGCTAACCATTACCGGCCAGAATTTTTCCGGGGCCGCGGGGCATTTGTCGGTCTTTTTTGGTTCGACCGTCGCCACCGCGGTCACCGTGCTGAGCGATACCCAGCTTTCCGTGGTTGTTCCCAAAGTTTCCGGAACCGTGGATGTCACGGTGCAATCGGGCGTGAATGAAACCGACCACGTGAGCGATAACCCCAATGCAAACGTCAATGGTTCCATCTTCGGTTACGGAGTTTCCGCCAAGACGCCGGCCGACAAGTTTACGGAACTCGTTTTGGGCGATTTCAATCAGGACGGACACGTCAATGCCGCCGACATTCTCCCCGCGATGACGGCTCTGACGAATGTGAATGCGTACTTGACTCAGTACAACCTGTCGCCAGCTAATTTGATGATGATCGGCGACGTGAATGGCGACGGGCACTTTAACAACATCGATGAGCAAGCGCTGTTGAATTTGTTGCTCAGCGGCCATGGCAGCACCAGTGACATCGCAATCGCCAGCGAAAGTGAGACCGCCAGTAGCAGCAGCGTCGTTCCGACGGAAAAAGGCGGCAACGGCAATCCCGCATTGAGCACGAACTCCGACATTGCGGCCGCGCCGACAAACCTCAGGCGCGAAACTTCAATCATGCCCCAGATGCTTGCTCCGATTGACAATCCCGCAGCACACAGAGCCCCTGAAATGATTACCGCGCTGC
Coding sequences within:
- a CDS encoding Ig-like domain repeat protein, translated to MKSWRRGLARRRSRREQKLARLRSGQRLRVEALEDRSMLAVTLPVITGPDTSGVFDVASGKDLYVPLAASDTAGTTISYTVTSSNPNVTATVFTGNPVLQLNVSGVTGPNNTAFSGSITFELFQNIDPTTVAAIISKVNSGEYNNKSFYRVENSDPTFELIQGGVSQTGDGTSIIDEFNVATPFNSSGLLAMANTGAPNSNSSEFFVTALNRPLADDPQQLNYRFTVFGQLITGQAIYNDILNTKTSSSTGEGVPLTTVKINSASIITDNQHTVVQISEPSNFTGTATLTVTANASDGTHVSQNFTISAAPPTNTAVQPIILNPVSNVTTHINSPVQVQLSLEGINSNLTGSPTFNIVSTSNLSNAPSNVTVSAPTISGNTATFTLTPSSGFTGTINLVADVTASGQATDAVQFALTVGATVSITSVTSPINSTNDANTTVSGTGGVGETISVVASDGTHTTAPQTATVGQNGAWSVSGINVSSLNDGSITYTANATNSLNDTASTSTTSTKNTAGPSVAITSLTDPINHTNQTSTTASGTGEAGATISIVASDGTHSTTPKGSTIGSGGTWSISGINVSTLNDGTITYTVTATDSTQNSATASKTATKNAALPTVAVTSITSPVNSSNVTNTSASGTGSVGDSVSVVASDGTHTTAAQTTTITTGTSWSISNIDVSGLSDGTITYTATISDTSNNTATGSKTTTKDTVAPSVAVTTVTSQINKSNATSTSASGTGSVGATVQVVASDGIHTSTAKSATVGSGGTWSITGIDVSSLTDGTITYTATATDSAGNSAIASKSTTKDTVVPAVTITAVTTPVNKANVTSTSANGTGEVGAHISVVASDGTHTTAAQTTTVGTDTNWSVSGINVSTLTDGTITYTVTATDSFNNSNTAAKSTTKDTVAPTVAITAVTNPINTGNVSSTSANGTGTVGANIQVVASDGSGHSSAPQTTTVGSGGTWSVSNVDVSSLNDGTVTYTVTASDTAGNQATASKTATKNTVPPSVAVTTVTTPINTANASSTSASGTGTVGVTISVVASDGTHTTAAKTTTVSSGGTWTVSGINVSTLSDGTITYTATATNSSNNSAIASATSTKDTGAPPVAITAVTTPVGSGNKTNTSASGTGENGDSISVVASDGGGHHTAAQATTVSGGTWTVNGIDDTSLSDGTITYTVTETDPGNNTSTASKTTTKDTVPPTVAIGSVTNPINNSNESNTTASGTGSVGASISVVASDGITTTPAQVTTVDQSGAWSVSGIDVTGLNDGTITYTVTATDAANNSSQATLTSTKTTFLPGAATTTQVTSDHPSGSVYGQSVQFTVTVTSLSGTPTGTVQFQSDGVSIGSPVTLSGGTATFSTSSLTAANHTITAIYSGVSAVFSGSQGSVGQNVSPAPLTITAGDQSKVFGAPLPTFAAGFSGFVNNDSPASLTTPPVFSTTATATSAPGPYTITVSGATDPNYTIVFDSGTLTVSQANTSINLHSSASTIGVSQSLTLTATVGVASPGAGSPTGTVTFMDGTTSLGTENVGSGGIATLVVPGNTFALGSHSITAVYQGDTNFAASPASAAVALTVNAIDTTLPPSVDIDGPSIGVRQQLLTYTFTVTDPNASVNEAAGYTYSINWGDGQTQSIAAVPNSTEQSLTHVYTVSHSYTVSVAVANQLNVSSTPATQTVAISAVALEPDAVNPDQMDLYIGGTTGNDQITVLAAGGNKVGVTINRQSQGVFSAAAIYAFGGAGNDNIQISPNVRLPALLDGGTGNDWLVGGSGRNILIGGTGADSLQGGRGDDFFVTGSSTLEGDAQSLNFIMAEWNSADSLADRQSNISGNGDGSGANGDVFLQIGSTVLDDGAVDHVFGLGGHDWRLPS
- a CDS encoding lipase maturation factor family protein, producing MTETRPEILIEGSTDNANWKPYEFRWKPGDLSQAPRCNTPHQPRLDWQMWFEALHLEEVYRTTGAVDLRNVDLWFQSFLMQLLKGEPAVLGLLEANPFPERPPRFIRIVFCQYRFTDAAERRQTGDWWNRTVVAVSSSCSLPP
- a CDS encoding lipase maturation factor family protein; translated protein: MSDLSNTPSADLPLLVFDGECRFCRATIERWREALGSQMRFAPYQEVGVRFPQIGEKAFRQAVHFVDAQGATSRGAEAVFRVMAYFGRKRWLLWMYTRLPLFAFLAESIYRLVAANRTPLSTIRRVWWGKDLQQPTYHISSALFLRLLGVVYLIAFVSLWVQIDGLIGDHGISPLANYQDALVQLFAQQSPPLMPAWNVPTLTWLNPHNGFLHVLCGAGTVLSLMLIAGVLPLPTLILLWVDYLSLFHAGQEFLSFQWDILLLETGFAAIFLAPFVVRSKFLADRHPPRLAIWLIGWILFRLMLESGAVKLTWSELSPIPVPNTWKSLTALNSHYWTQPLPMWTSWYMAKMPQWFQKLSVVFVLAVELGTPWLMCGPRMLRAIACGAITLLMLLIAATGNYNFFNLLTVVLALLLLDDKMWPRFLRQRIRGTDWPLLASHTRWRTVLLIPFAVFALLAGSGQVREALFPTYDAGTPLASQMHLTQFCLVNPTVCFGK
- a CDS encoding serpin family protein, whose product is MRFEFRFLWIGVCGVIGLMVQSRPLTAAAPQPPAPNEAAVIESGNQFALDLYGQLAAADGNLFFSPQSISSALAMTYTGAGGDTAAQMAKVLHLGGSPDAVAAGEAALMQRLNDAGKRGLYQLSVANRLWGAQGFHFLNGFLKTLHENYQADLQQLDFSHAQQAAQTINDWVAQATRDKIKDLISASALGPMTKLVLTNAVYFKGKWESPFKPTLTQPAPFTLSSGKQVTVPLMFLDSRMRYGEFDVGSNAALQVLELPYTKGELSLVALLPKSTDGLAGLEKQLTSDNLKKWTSGLQERPINIWLPKFKLSTQLELGEVLSKLGMPLAFSAEADFSGMDGKHDLFISAVVHKAYVDVNEEGTEAAAATGVVMRALAMPPPPLHFRADHPFVFLIRENATGSILFLGRVTDPRSDAASK
- a CDS encoding HAD family phosphatase; this encodes MAVFPADYPAAIPERFKGLIFDCDGTLADTMPLHYLAWKEAMDARNIHFPEERFYAFSGMPTVTIIETLAKEQNVACDAQAAAEEKERLFLTKLALLEPVHCVVEIVHREKGRRKLAVASGGWKSVINQTLAAVGLTGLFDAIVGADDVQHGKPAPDIFLKAAECLQLQPAECLVYEDGNLGIEAAKAAGMQVIDVRPWYLPKR
- a CDS encoding IPT/TIG domain-containing protein; amino-acid sequence: MLTLLGQQLFPADNPWNQNISNAPVAANSAAIIAHIGASTRVHPDWGADDPANGSDPLYGIPVNIVHGNSTTKINVSIDNYPDKSDIVPVPIPAGAVLEGDYQNGPNANGGGYNANQRGDSHLIIWDEDNNVAYELYGVTRPSDPKLFPNNNNVELAHTDGLWHAAQETVWNMNTNTFRTLGATSADAAGLSILAGLARPDEGLPISQGGQGTIHHALRMTLPSGDINPQYIYPASHMVSTSGGANNVPLGARLRLANTPAINTLINNMPPESQIVARAMQQYGLIVADIGSAMYVTGASAAVDANNHISLTWNVDDIFASNGLEVLNAGDFQVLNLAPVVTGLGTSKATAGSTLTITGQNFSGAAGHLSVFFGSTVATAVTVLSDTQLSVVVPKVSGTVDVTVQSGVNETDHVSDNPNANVNGSIFGYGVSAKTPADKFTELVLGDFNQDGHVNAADILPAMTALTNVNAYLTQYNLSPANLMMIGDVNGDGHFNNIDEQALLNLLLSGHGSTSDIAIASESETASSSSVVPTEKGGNGNPALSTNSDIAAAPTNLRRETSIMPQMLAPIDNPAAHRAPEMITALLPTVPMWLPQVASANVALAGNDLFGLHVQKIDASSALGMPPDAVSSEINSPNAPYALWPSSFAAETGVIVVHHDS